In Mycolicibacterium mucogenicum DSM 44124, the following are encoded in one genomic region:
- a CDS encoding IspD/TarI family cytidylyltransferase: MSAPPIAVGVVLAAGIGSRVGADGNKAYLQLAGRSMVAWSVAAVAASPRVARTILVFRRGERDQVVRLMADELPSTTVEFVEGGDSRHGSEHNVLSYLAADIDAGAVDVVLIHDAARPLAGADLMDTAVTTARERGGAIPVLPSGDVLRLTENGLSAIDQSLVRVQTPQAFRAAPLWQAYQDAAAAGFEGTDTSSCVERFTDIEVHAIAGSAQNFKVTFAHDVQVAERLLGRLGRGQESEPLAAN, translated from the coding sequence GTGTCCGCTCCCCCGATCGCCGTCGGCGTCGTCCTTGCCGCCGGCATCGGATCCCGGGTCGGGGCCGACGGCAACAAGGCCTACCTGCAACTGGCCGGCCGCAGCATGGTGGCGTGGTCGGTGGCGGCCGTGGCCGCCAGCCCCCGGGTCGCCCGCACCATCCTGGTGTTCCGCCGCGGTGAGCGCGACCAGGTGGTTCGCCTCATGGCCGACGAACTCCCCAGCACCACAGTCGAATTCGTCGAAGGCGGTGACTCGCGGCACGGCTCCGAACACAACGTGCTGAGCTACCTCGCGGCCGATATCGATGCCGGCGCCGTCGACGTGGTGCTGATCCACGACGCCGCCCGTCCGCTGGCCGGTGCCGACCTGATGGACACCGCCGTCACGACGGCACGCGAGCGGGGCGGCGCCATACCGGTGCTGCCATCGGGCGACGTGCTGCGCCTGACCGAGAACGGGCTCAGCGCCATCGACCAGTCGTTGGTGCGGGTGCAGACACCGCAGGCTTTTCGCGCCGCACCGCTGTGGCAGGCGTACCAGGACGCGGCGGCTGCCGGGTTCGAGGGCACCGACACCTCGTCGTGCGTGGAGCGCTTCACCGACATCGAGGTCCACGCGATCGCCGGATCGGCCCAGAACTTCAAGGTGACATTCGCACACGACGTGCAGGTCGCCGAGCGCCTGCTCGGCCGGCTCGGACGCGGACAGGAATCTGAACCGCTCGCCGCGAACTAG
- a CDS encoding DUF1906 domain-containing protein, which yields MAISRRDLLKYAAAAPAAVGLGAGLQSVLGATTASAAPYGVLLDYAAGVLSASDIRSAGALGAIRYVSDRRPGGAWMLGKPIELPEARDLYKGGLKIVSCYQYGKESTADWLGGHAAGVQHAQRGFALHTAAGGPVGAPIYASIDDDPTPAQYKAQVAPYLRGWESVLGHQRVGVYANSKTIEWAVQDGLGSYFWQHNWGSPGGAAHPAAALHQVEIDKRHVGGVGVDINHILKPRFGQWD from the coding sequence GTGGCAATTTCGCGTCGTGACCTGCTGAAATACGCTGCAGCCGCGCCGGCGGCGGTCGGCCTGGGGGCCGGGTTGCAATCGGTGCTCGGCGCGACGACCGCCTCGGCGGCCCCGTACGGAGTGTTGCTGGACTACGCGGCGGGGGTGCTCAGCGCGTCCGATATCCGGTCGGCCGGGGCGCTGGGCGCCATCCGGTATGTCTCGGACCGGCGGCCGGGCGGGGCGTGGATGCTGGGCAAGCCCATCGAGCTGCCGGAGGCGCGTGACCTTTACAAGGGCGGCCTCAAGATCGTCTCGTGTTACCAGTACGGCAAGGAGTCGACGGCCGACTGGCTGGGCGGGCACGCCGCCGGCGTGCAGCACGCCCAGCGCGGGTTCGCGTTGCACACCGCGGCGGGTGGTCCGGTCGGGGCGCCGATCTACGCGTCCATCGACGACGATCCGACTCCGGCCCAGTACAAGGCGCAGGTTGCCCCGTACCTGCGCGGCTGGGAATCGGTGCTGGGTCACCAGCGGGTCGGGGTGTACGCCAACTCCAAGACCATCGAGTGGGCCGTGCAGGACGGCTTGGGGTCGTACTTCTGGCAGCACAACTGGGGCTCGCCCGGTGGTGCCGCGCATCCGGCGGCGGCACTGCATCAGGTGGAGATCGACAAGCGTCACGTCGGGGGAGTCGGCGTCGACATCAACCACATTCTCAAGCCACGCTTCGGGCAGTGGGACTGA
- a CDS encoding low temperature requirement protein A, with product MRGRDPHERHRVATPLELLFDLTFVVAFGVAASELSHMLAAGHIGAGITGFVFSTFAICLAWINFTWFASAYDTDDWVFRLMTMIEMVGVLILALGLPAFYASIEHGHHVDNAVLVAGYVVMRIALVGQWLRAAKQDPSRRAAAMTYVWIVAVVQVGWVGTVFLPTSVPVTLGFWVLLALIELGGPMIAETKCGGTPWHAHHIAERYGLLAIIALGEGVVGTVASLSAVVGEHGWSWDAVLLAIAGTALTFGMWWVYFMVPSADALHAHRERGFWFGYLHMPVYGAIVATGAGLHTAAYYIQHHSTLGSVATVLSVVIPVGVYIALVYVLYALMLRSVDALHVLLVVVTALVLIATVVLAAVGVPMALCLLVASLAPMVSVAGFEIIGHRHVAEAVARQT from the coding sequence ATGCGGGGACGCGATCCGCATGAAAGGCACCGCGTCGCCACTCCGCTGGAGCTGCTGTTCGACCTGACCTTCGTCGTCGCATTCGGGGTCGCGGCGTCAGAACTGTCGCACATGCTGGCCGCGGGCCACATTGGCGCCGGCATCACGGGCTTCGTGTTCTCCACCTTCGCGATCTGCCTGGCGTGGATCAACTTCACCTGGTTCGCCTCGGCGTACGACACCGATGACTGGGTGTTCCGCCTGATGACCATGATCGAGATGGTCGGCGTACTGATCCTGGCGCTCGGATTGCCCGCGTTCTACGCCTCGATCGAGCACGGCCACCACGTCGACAACGCGGTGCTGGTCGCGGGTTACGTCGTGATGCGAATTGCGTTGGTGGGCCAGTGGTTACGGGCCGCGAAGCAGGATCCGTCACGGCGTGCGGCGGCGATGACGTACGTCTGGATCGTGGCGGTGGTCCAGGTGGGCTGGGTCGGCACTGTGTTCCTGCCGACGAGTGTGCCCGTGACACTGGGTTTCTGGGTGCTGTTGGCGCTCATCGAACTGGGCGGCCCGATGATCGCCGAGACCAAGTGCGGCGGAACCCCGTGGCACGCGCACCACATCGCCGAACGCTACGGACTGCTCGCGATCATCGCGCTCGGGGAGGGCGTCGTCGGGACCGTCGCCTCACTGTCGGCTGTCGTCGGCGAGCACGGCTGGTCGTGGGACGCGGTGCTGCTGGCCATCGCGGGCACGGCCCTGACCTTCGGCATGTGGTGGGTGTACTTCATGGTGCCGTCAGCCGACGCCCTGCACGCGCACCGCGAGCGGGGCTTCTGGTTCGGGTACCTGCACATGCCGGTGTACGGCGCCATCGTCGCGACCGGTGCCGGCCTGCACACCGCCGCGTACTACATCCAGCACCACTCGACGCTGGGATCGGTGGCCACGGTGCTCAGCGTGGTGATCCCGGTCGGCGTCTACATCGCGTTGGTCTACGTGCTGTACGCGCTGATGCTGCGCTCGGTGGACGCCCTGCACGTGCTGCTTGTGGTGGTGACTGCGCTGGTCCTGATCGCGACGGTGGTGCTCGCCGCAGTCGGGGTGCCGATGGCGCTCTGTCTGTTGGTGGCCAGCCTGGCGCCGATGGTGAGCGTGGCCGGGTTCGAGATCATCGGGCACCGGCACGTCGCCGAGGCGGTCGCGCGCCAAACGTGA